One Ricinus communis isolate WT05 ecotype wild-type chromosome 1, ASM1957865v1, whole genome shotgun sequence DNA window includes the following coding sequences:
- the LOC8264715 gene encoding pentatricopeptide repeat-containing protein At1g69290 yields MWRRKAINFLPNRTFSTSTLYSFLQPTIFTLKKPTTDPTNTTPPPTLQSLNLDHVATLESTIHNSLLTNDTDQAWKSFKFLTSNSSYFPSKSLANSLITHLSSLQDTLNLKRAFASVIFFMEKNPQSLDFETVQSVLESMKFANSAAPAFALVKCMFKHRYFMPFHLWGGLIGHISKKNGMFVAFLKVFEESYRIAVDEKLDFMKPDLGACNLALECCCEEIESVSDADNVIEIMSVLGIKPDEMSFGFLAYLYALKGLQDRIVELKSLMEGFSVLNKRLFYSNLIRGYVKSGNLESVSATIICSLREEDEKNYNFNEETYCEVVKGFLKDGSLKGLANLIIEARKLEPDSIEIDKSISFGVINACVNLGLSDKAHSILDEMDAKGGSVGFGVYVPILKAYCKEGRTAEATQLVMEISNLGLQLDAGSYDALIEASMTSQDFQSAFTLFRDMRESRSPDLKGSYLTIMTGLMENHRPELMAAFLDEVVEDPRIEVKTHDWNSIIHAFCKAGRLEDAKRTFRRMIFLQFEPNDQTYLSLINGYVTAEKYFSVLMLWSEIKRRVSNDKEKSFKFDQNLVDAFLYALVKGGFFDAVMQVVEKSQEMKIFVDKWKYKQAFMETHKKLKVSKLRKRNFRKMEALIAFKNWAGLNA; encoded by the coding sequence ATGTGGAGAAGAAAAGCAATCAACTTTCTTCCAAACAGAACTTTCTCAACTTCAACCTTGTACTCCTTTCTCCAACCCACAATTTTTACACTCAAAAAACCTACTACAGATCCTACCAATACCACACCACCACCGACTCTACAGAGCTTAAACCTAGACCACGTAGCCACTTTAGAATCCACTATCCACAACTCTCTCCTCACCAATGACACTGATCAAGCATGGAAATCATTCAAGTTCCTCACTTCAAACTCTTCTTATTTCCCTTCAAAATCCCTCGCTAATTCTCTCATTACCCATCTATCTTCTCTTCAAGACACTCTTAATCTCAAAAGAGCGTTTGCttctgttattttctttatggaGAAAAACCCGCAAAGTTTAGATTTTGAAACTGTTCAATCTGTTCTCGAATCAATGAAGTTTGCTAATAGTGCTGCTCCTGCTTTTGCTTTAGTTAAATGCATGTTCAAACATAGGTATTTTATGCCTTTTCATTTGTGGGGTGGTTTGATTGGTCATATTAGTAAAAAGAATGGAATGTTTGTTGCCTTTCTGAAGGTGTTTGAAGAAAGCTATAGGATTGCTGTTGACGAGAAACTGGATTTTATGAAACCTGATTTGGGTGCTTGTAATTTGGCTTTAGAGTGTTGTTGTGAAGAAATTGAGTCTGTTAGTGATGCTGATAATGTTATTGAGATTATGTCTGTTTTGGGTATTAAGCCTGATGAGATGAGTTTTGGGTTTCTTGCTTATTTGTATGCATTGAAAGGGCTTCAAGATAGGATAGTTGAGTTAAAGAGTTTAATGGAAGGGTTCAGTGTTTTGAATAAAAGGTTGTTTTATAGTAATTTGATTAGGGGGTATGTAAAGTCGGGAAATTTGGAGTCTGTTTCTGCAACTATTATATGTAGTTTGAgggaagaagatgagaaaaactataatttcAATGAGGAAACTTATTGTGAAGTCGTTAAAGGGTTTCTCAAAGATGGGAGCCTCAAGGGTTTAGCAAATTTGATAATTGAAGCTCGGAAGTTAGAACCAGATTCTAttgaaattgataaatcaATCAGCTTTGGTGTGATTAATGCTTGTGTTAATCTTGGATTATCTGATAAGGCGCACAGCATTCTTGATGAAATGGATGCTAAAGGTGGTTCTGTTGGGTTTGGGGTCTATGTTCCAATCTTGAAGGCATATTGCAAAGAAGGTAGGACAGCTGAAGCTACGCAACTGGTCATGGAGATCAGCAATTTAGGGCTTCAGCTAGATGCTGGAAGCTATGATGCTCTAATAGAAGCATCAATGACCAGCCAAGATTTTCAGTCTGCTTTTACTTTGTTTAGGGACATGAGAGAGTCGAGAAGCCCTGACTTGAAGGGGAGCTATTTAACCATAATGACAGGATTGATGGAGAATCACCGACCTGAATTAATGGCTGCATTTTTGGATGAAGTAGTTGAGGACCCCAGAATTGAGGTAAAAACTCATGACTGGAATTCAATTATTCATGCCTTTTGTAAAGCTGGGAGGCTGGAAGATGCAAAGAGGACTTTTAGAAGAATGATTTTCTTGCAGTTTGAACCAAATGATCAAACCTATTTGTCCTTAATTAATGGGTATGTGACCGCGGAGAAATATTTCAGTGTTTTAATGCTCTGGAGTGAGATTAAGCGACGCGTTTCAAATGATAAAGagaaaagttttaaatttgatcAAAATTTGGTTGATGCTTTCCTGTATGCACTGGTTAAAGGGGGTTTCTTTGACGCGGTGATGCAAGTTGTTGAGAAGTCTCAAGAGATGAAGATTTTTGTTGATAAGTGGAAGTACAAGCAAGCATTTATGGAGACCCATAAGAAGCTCAAAGTGTCAAAGTTGAGAAAGAGGAACTTCCGGAAAATGGAAGCACTTATTGCTTTTAAGAATTGGGCTGGTCTAAATGCATGA
- the LOC8289166 gene encoding protein root UVB sensitive 3 isoform X1, protein MGVIIEEWNGSSSTRFSKTATITFSSSSSLSLSIQRSGGRFDHVWRRVLQAFVPEGFPSSVTPDYVPFQVWDLLQGLSTYIRTMLSTQALLSAIGVGEKSATVIGATFQWFLRDLTGMLGGILFTFYQGSDLDSNAKMWRLVADLMNDLGMLMDLVSPLFPSAFVVVVCLGSLSRSFTGVASGATRAALTQHFALQSNAADISAKEGSQETVATMTGMALGMLLARITIGHPLAIWFSFLSLTMFHMYANYRAVRCLVLTSLNMQRSSILLQHFMETGQVLSPEQVSGMEHILPRWTNFWRTKHVKLLHSRMCLGVRVSSLDHQELMELLHSAGSHKKAKYLLMERKGTINILIHKNSTTSDVLQSFIHALVMAKLMEENNSTYLESQSWMDKHYELFLGKLSSSGWKTERLLSQSIIWRANWIYGPSDDKVD, encoded by the exons ATGGGAGTAATAATAGAGGAATGGAATGGGTCATCTTCAACTAGATTCTCTAAGACTGCTACTATTACattttcatcttcatcttctctttctctctctatccAAAG ATCTGGTGGCCGTTTTGATCATGTTTGGAGACGCGTCCTTCAAGCATTTGTACCTGAG GGATTTCCAAGCAGTGTAACTCCAGATTATGTACCTTTTCAAGTATGGGATTTGCTGCAg GGACTTTCTACTTACATTAGGACCATGCTTTCTACACAA gCTCTCTTAAGTGCAATTGGGGTTGGAGAGAAATCAGCAACTGTCATTGGCGCCACCTTTCAG TGGTTTTTGAGAGATTTAACTGGAATGCTTGGAGGCATACTGTTCACGTTTTACCAG GGCTCAGATCTCGATAGCAATGCCAAAATGTGGCGTTTGGTTGCCGATCTTATGAATGATCTTG GAATGTTGATGGACCTTGTTTCTCCTTTGTTTCCTTCTGCATTTGTGGTTGTAGTTTGCTTAGGGAGCTTATCAAGATCATTCA CTGGTGTTGCCAGTGGTGCAACTAGAGCTGCTTTGACACAGCATTTTGCCCTCCAGAGTAATGCAGCAGATATATCTGCTAAG GAAGGAAGTCAAGAAACAGTGGCAACAATGACTGGCATGGCATTGGGGATGCTCCTTGCTCGCATAACAATTGGACACCCCTTGGCTATCTGGTTTTCATTCCTTTCTCTCACTATGTTCCATATGTATG CGAATTACAGGGCTGTTAGGTGCCTTGTGCTTACATCcttaaatatgcaaaggagCTCCATTCTTTTGCAGCATTTCATGGAGACAGGCCAAG TTCTCTCCCCTGAACAGGTCTCTGGGATGGAACATATTTTACCCAGATGGACCAATTTTTGGAGGACCAAGCATGTAAAGTTACTGCATTCGCGCATGTGCTTAGGTGTTAGAGTCTCTTCACTTGATCACCAGGAATT GATGGAGCTGTTGCATTCTGCTGGATCTCACAAGAAAG CAAAATACTTGCTCATGGAGAGGAAGGGAACCATCAATATTCTAATCCACAAAAATTCGACAACTTCAGATGTCTTGCAATCATTTATACATGCTCTGGTTATGGCAAAACTtatggaagaaaataattctacgTATTTGGAGAGCCAATCATGGATGGATAAACATTACGAACTTTTCCTTGGAAAG TTAAGTTCATCAGGTTGGAAAACGGAGCGCCTTCTTTCCCAATCAATCATTTGGAGGGCAAACTGGATATATGGGCCTTCAGATGATAAGGTTGACTAG
- the LOC8289166 gene encoding protein root UVB sensitive 3 isoform X2, with translation MGVIIEEWNGSSSTRFSKTATITFSSSSSLSLSIQRSGGRFDHVWRRVLQAFVPEGFPSSVTPDYVPFQVWDLLQGLSTYIRTMLSTQALLSAIGVGEKSATVIGATFQWFLRDLTGMLGGILFTFYQGSDLDSNAKMWRLVADLMNDLGMLMDLVSPLFPSAFVVVVCLGSLSRSFTGVASGATRAALTQHFALQSNAADISAKEGSQETVATMTGMALGMLLARITIGHPLAIWFSFLSLTMFHMYANYRAVRCLVLTSLNMQRSSILLQHFMETGQGLWDGTYFTQMDQFLEDQACKVTAFAHVLRC, from the exons ATGGGAGTAATAATAGAGGAATGGAATGGGTCATCTTCAACTAGATTCTCTAAGACTGCTACTATTACattttcatcttcatcttctctttctctctctatccAAAG ATCTGGTGGCCGTTTTGATCATGTTTGGAGACGCGTCCTTCAAGCATTTGTACCTGAG GGATTTCCAAGCAGTGTAACTCCAGATTATGTACCTTTTCAAGTATGGGATTTGCTGCAg GGACTTTCTACTTACATTAGGACCATGCTTTCTACACAA gCTCTCTTAAGTGCAATTGGGGTTGGAGAGAAATCAGCAACTGTCATTGGCGCCACCTTTCAG TGGTTTTTGAGAGATTTAACTGGAATGCTTGGAGGCATACTGTTCACGTTTTACCAG GGCTCAGATCTCGATAGCAATGCCAAAATGTGGCGTTTGGTTGCCGATCTTATGAATGATCTTG GAATGTTGATGGACCTTGTTTCTCCTTTGTTTCCTTCTGCATTTGTGGTTGTAGTTTGCTTAGGGAGCTTATCAAGATCATTCA CTGGTGTTGCCAGTGGTGCAACTAGAGCTGCTTTGACACAGCATTTTGCCCTCCAGAGTAATGCAGCAGATATATCTGCTAAG GAAGGAAGTCAAGAAACAGTGGCAACAATGACTGGCATGGCATTGGGGATGCTCCTTGCTCGCATAACAATTGGACACCCCTTGGCTATCTGGTTTTCATTCCTTTCTCTCACTATGTTCCATATGTATG CGAATTACAGGGCTGTTAGGTGCCTTGTGCTTACATCcttaaatatgcaaaggagCTCCATTCTTTTGCAGCATTTCATGGAGACAGGCCAAG GTCTCTGGGATGGAACATATTTTACCCAGATGGACCAATTTTTGGAGGACCAAGCATGTAAAGTTACTGCATTCGCGCATGTGCTTAGGTGTTAG
- the LOC8264717 gene encoding ureide permease 1 isoform X1 has product MYMIESKGGAIICMLLSLFFLGTWPAIMTLLERRGRLPQHTYLDYSITNLLAAVIIALTFGEIGNSTPESPNFLTQISQDNWPSIMFAMAGGIVLSIGNLSTQYAWAFVGLSVVEVITSSITVVLGTTMNYFLDDRINRAEILFPGVGCFLIAVCLGSAVHSSNAADNKAKLKNFSSDYKLRTVDTGSSITKEESTSNGSKDPETGNVPAGKAKAGTAAFLVELESKRSIKVFGKSTLIGLAITFFAGVCFSLFSPAFNIATNDQWHTLKKGVPKLVVYTAFFWFSVSCFILAIILNIIFLYRPVLNLPKSTLKAYVNDGNGRGWAFLAGFLCGFGNGLQFMGGQAAGYAAADAVQALPLVSTFWGIVIFKEYRKSSRKTYVLLISMLSMFIVAVGVLMASSGHRK; this is encoded by the exons ATGTATATGATAGAGAGCAAAGGTGGAGCCATAATATGCATGCTactttctctatttttcttgGGTACATGGCCTGCTATTATGACTCTGTTAGAAAGACGAGGTCGCCTTCCTCAGCATACTTATCTTGATTATTCCATCACCAATCTCTTAGCTGCTGTGATTATAGCCTTAACATTTGGTGAGATTGGCAACAGTACACCTGAATCACCAAACTTTCTAACTCAAATTTCTCAG GATAATTGGCCTTCTATTATGTTTGCAATGGCTGGTGGAATTGTTCTCAGCATTGGAAATCTCTCCACACAGTATGCATGGGCCTTTGTTGGTTTGTCAGTGGTGGAAGTCATTACTTCTAGCATAACTGTTGTTTTAG GAACAACCATGAATTATTTCTTGGATGACAGAATTAATAGGGCTGAGATTCTTTTCCCTGGGGTTGGCTGCTTCTTGATTGCTGTTTGTCTTGGTTCAGCTGTTCATTCATCTAATGCAGCTGATAATAAAGCAAAACTCAAGAATTTTTCAAGTGATTACAAGCTTAGAACAGT GGATACAGGTTCTTCCATAACCAAAGAAGAATCTACAAGCAATG GATCAAAGGATCCAGAGACTGGAAATGTTCCTGCAGGGAAGGCAAAAGCTGGAACTGCAGCTTTCCTCGTAGAGCTTGAGAGCAAAAGATCAATCAAG GTGTTTGGGAAGAGCACTCTGATTGGACTGGCTATAACTTTCTTCGCTGGTGTTTGCTTCTCGCTCTTCTCACCTGCTTTCAACATAGCAACAAACGATCAATGGCACACCTTAAAGAAAGGGGTCCCTAAATTGGTTGTCTATACCGCATTTTTCTGGTTCTCAGTGTCTTGTTTTATACTGGCCATCATCTTGAACATCATTTTCCTTTACCGGCCAGTACTGAACTTACCCAAATCAACACTGAAGGCTTATGTTAATGACGGGAATGGCAGAGGCTGGGCCTTTCTGGCTGGATTCCTATGTGGGTTTGGCAATGGTCTTCAGTTTATGGGAGGTCAAGCTGCAGGATATGCGGCAGCAGACGCTGTTCAG GCACTCCCACTCGTGAGCACATTTTGGGGAATAGTAATCTTCAAAGAATACAGAAAATCATCAAGAAAAACATATGTTCTGCTAATAAGCATGTTGTCCATGTTTATTGTGGCTGTTGGGGTTCTTATGGCATCTTCGGGGCATCGAAAATGA
- the LOC8264717 gene encoding ureide permease 1 isoform X3 — MFAMAGGIVLSIGNLSTQYAWAFVGLSVVEVITSSITVVLGTTMNYFLDDRINRAEILFPGVGCFLIAVCLGSAVHSSNAADNKAKLKNFSSDYKLRTVDTGSSITKEESTSNGSKDPETGNVPAGKAKAGTAAFLVELESKRSIKVFGKSTLIGLAITFFAGVCFSLFSPAFNIATNDQWHTLKKGVPKLVVYTAFFWFSVSCFILAIILNIIFLYRPVLNLPKSTLKAYVNDGNGRGWAFLAGFLCGFGNGLQFMGGQAAGYAAADAVQALPLVSTFWGIVIFKEYRKSSRKTYVLLISMLSMFIVAVGVLMASSGHRK; from the exons ATGTTTGCAATGGCTGGTGGAATTGTTCTCAGCATTGGAAATCTCTCCACACAGTATGCATGGGCCTTTGTTGGTTTGTCAGTGGTGGAAGTCATTACTTCTAGCATAACTGTTGTTTTAG GAACAACCATGAATTATTTCTTGGATGACAGAATTAATAGGGCTGAGATTCTTTTCCCTGGGGTTGGCTGCTTCTTGATTGCTGTTTGTCTTGGTTCAGCTGTTCATTCATCTAATGCAGCTGATAATAAAGCAAAACTCAAGAATTTTTCAAGTGATTACAAGCTTAGAACAGT GGATACAGGTTCTTCCATAACCAAAGAAGAATCTACAAGCAATG GATCAAAGGATCCAGAGACTGGAAATGTTCCTGCAGGGAAGGCAAAAGCTGGAACTGCAGCTTTCCTCGTAGAGCTTGAGAGCAAAAGATCAATCAAG GTGTTTGGGAAGAGCACTCTGATTGGACTGGCTATAACTTTCTTCGCTGGTGTTTGCTTCTCGCTCTTCTCACCTGCTTTCAACATAGCAACAAACGATCAATGGCACACCTTAAAGAAAGGGGTCCCTAAATTGGTTGTCTATACCGCATTTTTCTGGTTCTCAGTGTCTTGTTTTATACTGGCCATCATCTTGAACATCATTTTCCTTTACCGGCCAGTACTGAACTTACCCAAATCAACACTGAAGGCTTATGTTAATGACGGGAATGGCAGAGGCTGGGCCTTTCTGGCTGGATTCCTATGTGGGTTTGGCAATGGTCTTCAGTTTATGGGAGGTCAAGCTGCAGGATATGCGGCAGCAGACGCTGTTCAG GCACTCCCACTCGTGAGCACATTTTGGGGAATAGTAATCTTCAAAGAATACAGAAAATCATCAAGAAAAACATATGTTCTGCTAATAAGCATGTTGTCCATGTTTATTGTGGCTGTTGGGGTTCTTATGGCATCTTCGGGGCATCGAAAATGA
- the LOC8264717 gene encoding ureide permease 2 isoform X2 has translation MYMIESKGGAIICMLLSLFFLGTWPAIMTLLERRGRLPQHTYLDYSITNLLAAVIIALTFGEIGNSTPESPNFLTQISQDNWPSIMFAMAGGIVLSIGNLSTQYAWAFVGLSVVEVITSSITVVLGTTMNYFLDDRINRAEILFPGVGCFLIAVCLGSAVHSSNAADNKAKLKNFSSDYKLRTVDTGSSITKEESTSNGSKDPETGNVPAGKAKAGTAAFLVELESKRSIKVFGKSTLIGLAITFFAGVCFSLFSPAFNIATNDQWHTLKKGVPKLVVYTAFFWFSVSCFILAIILNIIFLYRPVLNLPKSTLKAYVNDGNGRGWAFLAGFLCGFGNGLQFMGGQAAGYAAADAVQGITNFRHSHS, from the exons ATGTATATGATAGAGAGCAAAGGTGGAGCCATAATATGCATGCTactttctctatttttcttgGGTACATGGCCTGCTATTATGACTCTGTTAGAAAGACGAGGTCGCCTTCCTCAGCATACTTATCTTGATTATTCCATCACCAATCTCTTAGCTGCTGTGATTATAGCCTTAACATTTGGTGAGATTGGCAACAGTACACCTGAATCACCAAACTTTCTAACTCAAATTTCTCAG GATAATTGGCCTTCTATTATGTTTGCAATGGCTGGTGGAATTGTTCTCAGCATTGGAAATCTCTCCACACAGTATGCATGGGCCTTTGTTGGTTTGTCAGTGGTGGAAGTCATTACTTCTAGCATAACTGTTGTTTTAG GAACAACCATGAATTATTTCTTGGATGACAGAATTAATAGGGCTGAGATTCTTTTCCCTGGGGTTGGCTGCTTCTTGATTGCTGTTTGTCTTGGTTCAGCTGTTCATTCATCTAATGCAGCTGATAATAAAGCAAAACTCAAGAATTTTTCAAGTGATTACAAGCTTAGAACAGT GGATACAGGTTCTTCCATAACCAAAGAAGAATCTACAAGCAATG GATCAAAGGATCCAGAGACTGGAAATGTTCCTGCAGGGAAGGCAAAAGCTGGAACTGCAGCTTTCCTCGTAGAGCTTGAGAGCAAAAGATCAATCAAG GTGTTTGGGAAGAGCACTCTGATTGGACTGGCTATAACTTTCTTCGCTGGTGTTTGCTTCTCGCTCTTCTCACCTGCTTTCAACATAGCAACAAACGATCAATGGCACACCTTAAAGAAAGGGGTCCCTAAATTGGTTGTCTATACCGCATTTTTCTGGTTCTCAGTGTCTTGTTTTATACTGGCCATCATCTTGAACATCATTTTCCTTTACCGGCCAGTACTGAACTTACCCAAATCAACACTGAAGGCTTATGTTAATGACGGGAATGGCAGAGGCTGGGCCTTTCTGGCTGGATTCCTATGTGGGTTTGGCAATGGTCTTCAGTTTATGGGAGGTCAAGCTGCAGGATATGCGGCAGCAGACGCTGTTCAG GGCATTACTAATTTCAGGCACTCCCACTCGTGA